The proteins below are encoded in one region of Ephemeroptericola cinctiostellae:
- the coaBC gene encoding bifunctional phosphopantothenoylcysteine decarboxylase/phosphopantothenate--cysteine ligase CoaBC, producing the protein MLKNKHIILGITGGIAAYKSAELARLLKKQGARVSVVMTEGAKEFITPLTFSSLTGEAVYDDLWQNRNGTGSNIAHINLTREADAFLIAPCTANAMSKIAHGVADDLLTNLVLARDAVTCPMAIAPAMNVHMWANPATQRNLELIRQDGITIFGPASGEQACGEIGAGRLLEASDLAHAIERLFVPQSLAGKKVLITAGPTFEAIDPVRGITNRSSGKMGYALAHAAACAGANVTLISGPTALPIPFGVGRINVESAQEMLDACLKYSPESDVFIAVAAVADWRTADVATQKIKKQHTDDVPCLSFVQNPDILHTIAQQPNSPYCVGFAAETEHVIEFGQAKRLKKGIPLLIANNGPATFGADDNQVVLLDDSGLHELPKQNKAQLAHVLIAEISNRLTKKL; encoded by the coding sequence ATGCTCAAAAATAAACACATTATTCTCGGCATCACAGGCGGCATCGCCGCTTATAAAAGCGCAGAATTGGCGCGTTTACTGAAAAAACAAGGTGCGCGCGTGTCCGTGGTCATGACTGAAGGGGCGAAGGAATTCATTACCCCCCTCACATTCTCCTCACTCACGGGTGAAGCCGTATACGATGACCTATGGCAAAATCGAAATGGCACTGGCAGCAACATCGCCCACATCAACCTCACCCGTGAAGCCGATGCCTTCCTGATTGCACCGTGTACTGCCAACGCCATGAGCAAAATTGCGCACGGTGTGGCCGACGATTTACTCACCAATCTGGTTCTCGCTCGTGATGCGGTCACATGCCCAATGGCGATTGCTCCAGCCATGAATGTACATATGTGGGCAAACCCCGCCACCCAGCGCAACCTCGAATTGATACGGCAAGATGGCATCACGATATTCGGCCCCGCTTCAGGTGAGCAAGCCTGTGGTGAAATCGGCGCGGGCAGATTGCTCGAAGCCAGCGATTTAGCCCACGCGATTGAACGGCTGTTTGTCCCACAAAGCTTGGCAGGGAAAAAAGTCCTCATCACCGCCGGGCCCACCTTTGAAGCCATTGACCCCGTGCGTGGGATCACCAATCGCTCCAGCGGCAAAATGGGCTACGCCCTCGCTCACGCGGCCGCTTGCGCTGGTGCTAATGTCACCCTCATTTCAGGGCCCACCGCTTTACCCATACCTTTCGGCGTGGGTCGCATCAATGTCGAATCTGCCCAAGAAATGCTGGATGCTTGCTTAAAATACAGCCCTGAATCCGATGTTTTCATCGCAGTCGCCGCTGTTGCCGATTGGCGCACCGCCGATGTGGCCACACAAAAAATCAAAAAACAGCACACCGATGATGTGCCTTGCTTAAGTTTTGTACAAAATCCAGATATTTTACATACCATCGCACAACAGCCCAATTCACCTTATTGCGTTGGGTTTGCTGCGGAGACTGAGCATGTCATTGAATTTGGGCAGGCCAAACGCCTCAAAAAAGGCATTCCTCTGCTCATCGCCAACAACGGCCCTGCAACATTTGGAGCCGATGACAATCAAGTAGTGTTATTGGATGATTCAGGGTTGCATGAGTTACCCAAACAAAACAAAGCCCAATTGGCTCACGTATTGATTGCTGAAATATCAAATCGACTCACAAAAAAACTTTGA
- the lspA gene encoding signal peptidase II yields MTQYSLTKYFSLTALVILIDQITKLIMEAKFQFGEFKPITVFFNLVLTYNPGAAFGFLAQHDGWQRWFFTTLSLLASVFIVIYMRKSRHLPRLCLGLAFILGGAIGNLIDRVRIGRVVDFLDFYVGNSHWPAFNIADSAIFIGVAILLVDEFSKKKP; encoded by the coding sequence ATGACTCAATATTCCCTTACAAAATATTTCAGCCTCACAGCCTTGGTCATTCTCATAGACCAAATCACCAAACTCATCATGGAAGCAAAATTTCAATTCGGTGAATTTAAACCCATCACTGTTTTTTTCAACTTGGTTCTGACTTACAATCCAGGTGCTGCATTTGGCTTTCTTGCGCAACACGATGGCTGGCAACGCTGGTTTTTCACCACATTATCGCTGTTGGCATCTGTTTTCATCGTCATTTATATGCGAAAAAGCCGCCATTTACCTCGTTTATGCCTTGGTTTGGCTTTCATTCTTGGTGGTGCAATTGGTAATTTGATTGACCGTGTGCGCATTGGGCGCGTGGTTGATTTTCTTGACTTTTATGTGGGCAATTCACACTGGCCTGCATTTAACATCGCTGATTCAGCCATTTTCATTGGTGTGGCCATTTTACTCGTCGATGAATTTTCCAAAAAGAAGCCCTAA
- the ileS gene encoding isoleucine--tRNA ligase encodes MTDPKKSNYPVNLLDTPFPMRGDLAKREPVWVKEWQAKKRYQKIREAAAGRPKFILHDGPPYANGDIHIGHAVNKILKDIIVKSRTMAGFDAPYVPGWDCHGMPIENKIESLYGKGLPTQEVQQKSRAYASEQVEKQKLDFMRLGILGDWNDPYKTMNFSNEANELRALGTILDKGYVYRGLKPVNWCFDCESALAEAEVEYQNKIDLAIDVGFEFAEHDKLSVAFGTTAGQTGHIVIWTTTPWTIPANQALNVHPEIEYALVQTDNGQLILAKDLVESTLARYELNGDIIATCLGAALDHIAFKHPLYSRLSPVYLGDYVTTDAGTGIVHSAPAYGVEDFSSCKANGMKDDDILTPVMGNGVYVADLPEFGGMHIWKANAAIVEKLTEAGALFKVVKYDHSYMHCWRHKTPLIFRATTQWFASMDNPVEASSLRQRALKGVEDTQFFPAWGQARLHSMIANRPDWTLSRQRQWGVPMPFFLSKATGQLHPNTPELLEKIAQLVEQNGIEAWQTLDIAEFLGADADDYVKNKDTLDVWFDSGTTHFHVLRGSHATDLSWPADLYLEGSDQHRGWFHSSLLTGCMLDGRAPYKALLTHGFAVDGDGKKMSKSLGNIVSPQDVANKMGAEIIRLWVASTDYSGELSISDEILKRVSEGYRRIRNTLRFLLANLTDFDAKTQLLPVTELLEIDQYALALTANWQTELLAHAEKYEFHPLVAKLQNFCSEDLGGFYLDIIKDRLYTSAPDSPARRAAQTTLWHVAQSLVRVMAPILSFTAEEAWPILNHGSIDDTIFTELYHVMPSPANSEALIASWSRIRELRNDVNKALEDARGTNQIGSALQANVTISAPEVDADILKRLGDDLRFVLITSGAHVEQNEQMSVAVNTAVGQKCERCWHVTVDVGTHADHPTLCTRCVGNLFGSGEQRRFA; translated from the coding sequence ATGACAGATCCAAAAAAATCCAACTACCCCGTCAACCTCCTCGATACCCCATTCCCCATGCGTGGTGACCTTGCCAAACGCGAACCAGTGTGGGTCAAAGAATGGCAGGCAAAAAAACGTTATCAAAAAATCCGTGAAGCCGCAGCGGGTCGCCCAAAATTCATTTTGCATGATGGCCCACCGTATGCGAATGGCGACATTCACATCGGTCATGCAGTCAATAAAATCCTCAAAGACATCATCGTCAAATCGCGCACAATGGCGGGGTTTGATGCGCCTTATGTCCCCGGCTGGGACTGTCACGGCATGCCGATTGAAAATAAAATCGAATCGTTGTACGGTAAAGGTTTGCCGACGCAAGAAGTTCAGCAAAAGTCACGCGCGTATGCAAGCGAACAGGTTGAAAAACAAAAACTCGATTTCATGCGTTTGGGTATTTTAGGCGACTGGAATGACCCATACAAAACCATGAACTTTTCTAACGAAGCGAACGAACTTCGTGCGCTTGGAACCATTTTGGACAAAGGTTATGTGTATCGTGGTTTAAAACCTGTCAACTGGTGTTTTGATTGTGAATCGGCATTGGCTGAAGCTGAGGTTGAATACCAAAACAAAATTGATTTGGCCATCGATGTGGGTTTTGAATTTGCTGAACACGATAAACTGTCTGTGGCTTTTGGCACCACTGCCGGCCAAACAGGTCACATCGTGATTTGGACAACAACACCATGGACAATCCCCGCCAATCAAGCACTCAACGTTCACCCAGAAATTGAATATGCATTGGTGCAAACGGACAATGGCCAATTGATTTTAGCCAAAGATTTGGTTGAAAGTACATTGGCGCGCTACGAGTTGAACGGTGACATCATCGCCACATGCCTTGGCGCGGCATTGGATCACATTGCCTTTAAACATCCCTTATATTCACGCTTATCTCCAGTGTATTTGGGCGATTACGTGACCACAGATGCGGGGACGGGCATCGTCCATTCAGCACCCGCTTATGGTGTAGAGGATTTTTCATCATGCAAAGCCAACGGCATGAAAGACGATGACATCCTCACGCCAGTGATGGGCAATGGCGTTTATGTGGCGGATTTACCTGAATTCGGCGGCATGCACATTTGGAAAGCCAATGCGGCCATTGTCGAAAAACTCACCGAAGCCGGTGCATTGTTCAAAGTAGTTAAATACGATCACAGCTACATGCACTGCTGGCGACATAAAACCCCATTGATTTTCCGCGCCACCACACAATGGTTCGCCTCAATGGACAACCCAGTCGAAGCCTCAAGCTTGCGTCAACGCGCCCTTAAAGGCGTCGAGGACACACAATTTTTCCCAGCTTGGGGGCAAGCACGTTTGCACAGCATGATTGCCAATCGCCCCGACTGGACGCTGTCACGCCAGCGTCAATGGGGGGTGCCGATGCCCTTTTTCTTGTCAAAAGCAACAGGGCAATTGCATCCTAACACGCCCGAGTTGCTTGAAAAAATAGCCCAATTGGTTGAACAAAACGGCATTGAAGCTTGGCAAACACTCGACATCGCTGAATTTCTCGGTGCAGATGCCGATGACTACGTGAAAAACAAAGACACTTTGGATGTGTGGTTTGACTCGGGTACGACACATTTCCACGTCTTGCGTGGTTCGCACGCAACTGATTTGTCATGGCCTGCCGATTTGTATCTCGAAGGCTCAGATCAGCACCGAGGCTGGTTCCATTCATCCTTGCTCACAGGCTGCATGCTGGATGGTCGCGCACCTTACAAAGCGCTGCTCACGCACGGTTTTGCAGTTGATGGCGATGGTAAAAAAATGAGCAAATCACTCGGCAACATTGTGTCACCACAAGATGTGGCTAACAAAATGGGCGCAGAAATCATTCGCTTATGGGTGGCTTCAACCGATTATTCGGGTGAACTGTCTATTTCTGATGAGATTTTGAAACGTGTGTCTGAAGGCTATCGCCGCATTCGCAACACCTTGCGCTTTTTACTCGCCAATTTGACCGATTTTGATGCAAAGACTCAGCTGTTGCCAGTGACAGAGCTGCTCGAAATCGATCAATACGCGCTCGCATTGACCGCCAACTGGCAAACCGAACTGCTTGCTCATGCTGAGAAATACGAATTCCATCCATTGGTCGCTAAATTACAAAACTTCTGCTCCGAAGATTTGGGCGGTTTCTATTTGGACATCATCAAAGACCGCCTGTACACCAGCGCACCTGATTCTCCTGCACGCCGTGCGGCACAAACCACCTTATGGCACGTCGCACAAAGTCTCGTGCGTGTGATGGCACCGATTTTAAGCTTTACGGCCGAAGAAGCATGGCCCATTTTGAACCACGGCTCAATCGACGACACGATTTTCACGGAACTCTATCATGTCATGCCCTCACCTGCGAACTCAGAAGCCTTGATTGCCAGCTGGTCACGCATCCGTGAGCTGCGCAATGACGTCAACAAAGCCTTGGAAGATGCCCGTGGCACGAATCAAATTGGCTCCGCTTTGCAAGCCAATGTCACCATCAGTGCGCCTGAAGTGGATGCAGACATTTTAAAACGACTGGGTGACGATTTGCGTTTTGTTTTAATCACATCGGGTGCGCATGTTGAGCAAAATGAGCAAATGAGCGTCGCTGTCAACACCGCAGTGGGGCAAAAATGCGAGCGTTGCTGGCATGTCACCGTCGATGTTGGCACACATGCAGATCACCCAACGCTGTGTACACGTTGTGTCGGTAATTTATTTGGTTCAGGCGAACAACGACGTTTTGCTTAA
- a CDS encoding bifunctional riboflavin kinase/FAD synthetase: MQLSKKRPSINPSDLMNLIRYPTHHDASTARTVTIGNFDGVHRGHTAILDALAKQANQQGLAPTVITFDPNPKAFFAQLHGKPAPQRVSPLRDKITFIKQHGVNDVVLMRFNQALANMPATDFVEHILVESLNTRDLLIGDDFRFGAGRTGDFNLLQDMGEQHGFTVTSLHSVLHAEERISSTAVRTAIAKGQLPLATALLGHDYTLSGHIIYGQQLGRTIGIPTINLKMPDNLVAQGIFAVTVELNGRVHQGVASIGTRPSVKTNGQCWCEVYIFDFNETVYGDMAHVTLHHKIRDEAKFDGLDALMLAIQQDIRDARAFFAAHA, translated from the coding sequence ATGCAACTTTCCAAAAAACGCCCATCAATCAACCCGTCTGATCTCATGAACCTGATCCGCTACCCAACTCACCATGATGCCAGTACAGCGCGTACAGTCACCATTGGTAATTTTGACGGCGTGCACCGTGGTCACACGGCCATCCTTGACGCGTTGGCGAAACAAGCAAACCAGCAAGGCTTGGCCCCCACCGTCATCACTTTTGATCCCAATCCAAAAGCTTTTTTTGCTCAATTGCATGGCAAACCCGCCCCGCAACGTGTTTCACCGTTACGCGACAAAATCACATTCATCAAACAACACGGGGTGAACGATGTGGTGTTGATGCGCTTCAATCAAGCCCTGGCAAACATGCCTGCGACTGATTTTGTTGAACACATCTTGGTTGAATCTCTCAACACACGGGATTTACTCATTGGCGATGATTTTCGATTTGGCGCAGGTCGCACAGGTGATTTTAATTTGTTGCAAGACATGGGTGAACAACACGGCTTTACAGTGACCTCCCTGCATTCGGTGCTTCATGCTGAAGAGCGCATATCGAGTACCGCAGTGCGTACAGCCATTGCCAAAGGCCAATTGCCTTTGGCCACTGCACTGCTCGGCCATGATTACACACTCAGTGGCCACATCATTTATGGCCAACAGTTGGGTCGAACCATTGGCATCCCAACGATTAACCTTAAAATGCCAGATAACCTCGTGGCGCAAGGCATTTTTGCAGTCACCGTCGAACTGAACGGGCGTGTGCATCAAGGCGTTGCCAGCATCGGCACTCGACCATCGGTGAAAACCAACGGCCAGTGTTGGTGTGAAGTGTATATTTTTGATTTCAATGAAACCGTGTACGGCGACATGGCACATGTGACTTTGCACCATAAAATTCGTGATGAAGCCAAATTTGATGGTTTGGATGCGTTGATGCTGGCGATCCAGCAAGACATCCGCGATGCCCGTGCATTCTTTGCTGCACATGCGTAA
- the lysS gene encoding lysine--tRNA ligase, protein MTDHITPEQTIDENSIIAERRSKLAHWRTEGIAYPNDFVPEHRAGQLQNQFEAEDKAAVEEHNVSVSISGRMMLKRVMGKASFATVQDATGQIQFYINDEGVGADVHEAFKHWDMGDIIAARGVLFKTNKGELSVRCSELRLISKSLRPLPDKFHGLADQELKYRQRYVDLIASPDTRATFIRRSNAMSALRNFMMENDFMEVETPMLHAIPGGASAKPFKTHHNALDMEMFLRIAPELYLKRLIVGGFERVFEINRSFRNEGVSPRHNPEFTMMEFYAAYTNCEWMMDYTESVIREVTLRATGSAVLNYQGRELDLSKPFDRLTITAAIEKYAPEYIGTALDNEDFLRTELRKNGVKMDDPQIKNAGVGALQLALFEEVAEHLLWHPTFIIDYPIEVSPLARASDTKAGLTERFELFMTGREVANGFSELNDPEDQAARFMAQVAAKDAGDDEAMYYDADYIRALEYGMPPTGGCGIGIDRLMMLITDSPNIRDVLLFPHMRKED, encoded by the coding sequence ATGACCGACCACATCACGCCAGAACAAACCATTGACGAAAACAGCATCATCGCCGAACGCCGCAGCAAACTTGCGCATTGGCGCACCGAAGGCATCGCTTACCCAAATGATTTTGTACCCGAACACCGCGCGGGTCAATTGCAAAACCAGTTTGAAGCAGAAGATAAGGCTGCTGTTGAAGAACACAATGTCAGCGTGTCCATCTCTGGTCGCATGATGCTCAAACGCGTGATGGGCAAAGCCAGTTTCGCAACGGTTCAAGATGCAACAGGACAAATCCAGTTTTACATCAATGATGAAGGCGTGGGTGCAGATGTGCATGAAGCCTTTAAACATTGGGACATGGGTGACATCATCGCCGCACGTGGCGTACTGTTCAAGACCAACAAAGGTGAACTGTCTGTGCGTTGCAGTGAACTGCGCCTGATCAGTAAATCCTTGCGCCCATTGCCCGACAAATTTCACGGCCTCGCCGATCAAGAACTCAAATACCGCCAACGTTATGTGGATCTGATTGCTTCACCCGACACACGAGCGACATTCATCCGACGTTCAAATGCCATGAGCGCCCTGCGCAACTTCATGATGGAAAATGACTTCATGGAAGTGGAAACCCCTATGTTGCATGCCATCCCTGGCGGTGCATCGGCCAAACCATTCAAAACACATCACAATGCACTCGACATGGAAATGTTTCTGCGCATTGCACCCGAGTTGTACTTGAAACGTTTAATCGTCGGTGGTTTTGAACGTGTATTCGAAATCAACCGCAGCTTCCGCAATGAAGGGGTATCGCCGCGCCACAACCCTGAATTCACCATGATGGAATTTTATGCCGCATACACCAACTGCGAGTGGATGATGGACTACACTGAATCGGTGATTCGTGAAGTGACTTTGCGCGCCACAGGCAGCGCAGTGCTCAATTATCAAGGGCGCGAACTGGATTTATCCAAGCCATTTGACCGCTTGACCATCACAGCAGCGATTGAAAAATACGCCCCTGAATACATCGGCACAGCCCTTGACAATGAAGATTTCTTGCGCACCGAGTTGCGCAAAAACGGTGTCAAAATGGACGACCCACAAATCAAAAATGCGGGTGTCGGTGCTTTACAATTGGCCTTGTTTGAAGAAGTTGCTGAGCATTTGTTGTGGCATCCCACGTTCATCATTGATTACCCGATTGAAGTGTCACCCCTCGCCCGCGCATCAGACACCAAAGCGGGTTTAACTGAACGTTTTGAATTGTTCATGACGGGACGTGAAGTCGCCAATGGATTCTCGGAACTGAATGACCCCGAAGATCAAGCCGCCCGTTTCATGGCACAAGTTGCCGCCAAAGATGCTGGCGATGATGAAGCCATGTACTACGATGCCGACTACATCCGTGCCCTCGAATATGGCATGCCCCCTACGGGCGGTTGCGGCATTGGAATTGACCGCTTAATGATGTTGATCACAGACAGTCCCAACATCCGTGATGTGTTGCTGTTCCCGCACATGCGTAAAGAAGATTGA
- a CDS encoding Ivy family c-type lysozyme inhibitor: MTIFKTFATAALCASALLAVAPAAHALDISSFDGLTRKQIESSYFFDWSRNSMFRSSLIKAFRSSNMTMPSWVRRGGGPSAPSQVIDSGSTHFVLLNTCKAHECDENNIYVLFDPMTKITAIHGKLDKKTLWAGQTTPAMKQILSSASGLR; the protein is encoded by the coding sequence ATGACGATATTTAAAACATTCGCCACGGCTGCATTGTGTGCCTCTGCTTTACTGGCCGTTGCGCCTGCCGCTCACGCATTGGACATCAGCAGCTTCGATGGCCTGACGCGCAAGCAAATTGAATCATCGTACTTCTTTGATTGGAGCCGCAACTCCATGTTTCGTTCGTCGTTGATCAAGGCTTTTCGCAGTTCAAACATGACCATGCCCAGTTGGGTGCGTCGTGGGGGCGGTCCTTCTGCCCCATCACAGGTGATTGACAGTGGCTCGACGCACTTTGTCTTGCTCAACACATGCAAGGCACATGAGTGCGATGAAAACAATATTTATGTGCTGTTCGATCCAATGACCAAAATCACAGCCATTCACGGCAAACTGGATAAAAAGACTTTGTGGGCGGGTCAAACCACGCCCGCCATGAAGCAAATTTTAAGCAGTGCCAGCGGACTTCGTTAA
- the prfB gene encoding peptide chain release factor 2 (programmed frameshift), translating into MEIERINAIGNQLTDLAERIQALWGYLDYDTKFDRLIVVNAELEDPNVWNDSKRAQDLGKEKKLLDGTVDLLNRLKSHQADTAELFDMAKEEDDIETIATLEADVDALEEELGHAEFRRMFSNPMDSANCFLDIQAGAGGTEACDWASILLRQYVRYCERKDFKVEILEESSGDVAGIKSVSLKIEGEYAYGMLRTETGVHRLVRKSPFDSNNGRHTSFASIFVYPEVDDSIEIDVNPADLRIDTYRASGAGGQHINKTDSAVRITHLPTNTVVQCQNDRSQHKNRAEAMSMLKSRLYELELRKRQTEQDKLEATKSDVGWGHQIRSYVLDQSRIKDLRTNVEISNTTKVLDGDLDPFIEASLKQGV; encoded by the exons ATGGAAATTGAACGCATTAACGCCATTGGCAACCAACTGACCGACCTCGCGGAGCGCATTCAAGCGCTATGGGGGTATCTT GACTACGATACAAAATTTGATCGTTTAATTGTCGTCAACGCAGAGCTTGAAGATCCAAATGTTTGGAATGATTCAAAGCGCGCGCAAGATTTGGGCAAAGAAAAAAAACTGCTGGATGGCACGGTTGATTTGCTCAATCGTTTGAAATCGCATCAGGCCGACACCGCAGAGCTGTTTGACATGGCCAAAGAAGAGGACGATATTGAAACCATCGCCACCCTCGAAGCCGATGTGGATGCACTTGAAGAAGAACTTGGTCATGCCGAATTCCGCCGCATGTTCTCGAATCCAATGGATTCGGCCAATTGCTTTTTGGACATTCAAGCAGGCGCAGGCGGTACAGAAGCATGCGACTGGGCCTCTATTTTATTGCGCCAATACGTGCGTTATTGCGAACGTAAAGATTTTAAAGTCGAAATTCTTGAAGAGTCCTCAGGTGACGTGGCTGGCATCAAATCGGTTTCATTGAAAATCGAAGGCGAATACGCTTATGGCATGTTGCGCACAGAAACAGGCGTGCATCGCCTTGTGCGCAAATCGCCATTTGATTCAAACAACGGTCGCCACACGTCTTTCGCCAGTATTTTTGTCTACCCTGAAGTCGATGACTCGATTGAAATTGATGTGAATCCAGCGGATTTGCGTATTGACACGTACCGCGCTTCAGGTGCGGGCGGTCAGCACATCAATAAAACCGATTCGGCCGTGCGTATCACCCATTTGCCAACCAATACGGTGGTGCAATGCCAAAATGATCGCTCTCAACACAAAAACCGCGCCGAAGCGATGTCGATGCTGAAGTCGCGTTTGTACGAGTTGGAATTGCGCAAACGCCAAACAGAGCAAGACAAACTCGAAGCAACCAAGTCCGATGTGGGCTGGGGGCATCAAATCCGTTCTTATGTGCTTGATCAATCGCGCATCAAAGACTTGCGTACCAATGTTGAAATTTCAAACACCACCAAAGTGCTCGATGGCGATCTTGATCCATTCATTGAAGCCAGCTTAAAACAAGGGGTTTAA